CGCCCGGTTCCGGGGTGACGTGGCCGCCGCCGCGGCGCTGGTGGGCGAGCCGTTCTCGTTCAGGAGCCCGTTCATCGCCTCCGCGGACCCCGCCGGTCACCTGGCGGGACTGGAGGGGTTCCTGCGGGTGGTGACGGAGGTGGAGATGATCAGCGAGCTGTACGGCGAGTCGGAGGCGACGCTCGTCTACGACGTGCACACGGCGACGCCCGCTGGGATCCAGCGGACGGCCGAGCACTTCAGGCTGCACGACGGCAAGATCACCTCGATCATGCTGATCTTCGAC
The Nonomuraea helvata genome window above contains:
- a CDS encoding nuclear transport factor 2 family protein, which codes for MSAREVVRAYHDARFRGDVAAAAALVGEPFSFRSPFIASADPAGHLAGLEGFLRVVTEVEMISELYGESEATLVYDVHTATPAGIQRTAEHFRLHDGKITSIMLIFDAAPWQPMAAAIR